Proteins from a genomic interval of Kitasatospora kifunensis:
- a CDS encoding FHA domain-containing protein — protein MPQLVLEINGQQRTLEPGRAYTIGRDPQADFRFDDARVSWRHATISFTGAAWQLEDHGSTNGTWIGGARTLHAQLAAGTVLHLGNGENGPRLVFSAPAAAPVPAQQAAPVQAPVQAGVQAAPMHGAPPQWQGGPQAQPQSYQRPPAQQHGYQPPAQQQGQPYPQQGYQQQPPAFPQQQAFGQQAAHQAAAQVAQQGGQQQQFADAQGLGERNPTMIRNLTAGMRIVRIGRALDNDVVVSDLQVSRHHAELRQLPDGRYEIVDLGSHNGIFVNGMPAQRQLLGPQDRLTVGHSSFQLVGDQLQEFIDNGPVSFSAHHLTVEVEHKGGKKILLNDVSFGVPEKSLVAVIGPSGSGKSTLLRALTGYRPADRGEVLYDGRNLYKQFAELRQRIGLVPQSEILHKELTVRTGLKYAARLRFPGDTEPAERQRRIDEVLYELRLDQRADNRITALSGGQQKRVSVALELLTKPSLIFLDEPTSGLDPGMDREVMQMLRGLADDGRTILVVTHSVAELALCDRLLVMAPGGSVAYFGPPDEALHFFGYETWADVFQAFENYPEHDWAGRYRGSVHFQQYSAEVAAVSVQHAPVNHQPVQLTKPQSWGSQLWTLIRRYLSVIASDRGFLALSVLLPAVLGVVSTVVPATHGLRPNPQGGSNNAAGTIMLVLAIGACFSGAANSVRELIKERAIYERERATGLSRSAYLMSKIIVLGIFSVLQGAIIAGVGFSTRALPTQGLIFKNAPAIEMAIGIILLSFASMMFGLVISALVKTAEKTMPLLVMFAIIQVVFTGCLFQLFDKAGLAQFAWLMPARWGVAVVGTTLDLGHLMILDPAHMNEHDGLWKHSVLQWSIDSAMLVVISTALAFLVLRLLRRHEPEVMQKG, from the coding sequence GTGCCGCAACTCGTACTAGAGATCAACGGGCAGCAACGGACCCTCGAACCGGGGCGTGCCTACACCATCGGACGGGACCCGCAGGCGGACTTCCGGTTCGATGACGCCAGGGTCTCCTGGCGGCACGCCACCATTTCGTTCACGGGCGCCGCCTGGCAGCTGGAGGACCACGGCAGCACCAACGGCACCTGGATCGGCGGCGCGCGCACCCTGCACGCGCAGCTGGCGGCCGGCACGGTGCTGCACCTGGGCAACGGCGAGAACGGGCCGCGCCTGGTCTTCTCGGCGCCGGCCGCCGCTCCGGTGCCCGCGCAGCAGGCCGCTCCGGTGCAGGCGCCGGTACAGGCGGGAGTGCAGGCGGCACCGATGCACGGTGCGCCGCCGCAGTGGCAGGGCGGGCCGCAGGCTCAGCCGCAGTCCTATCAGCGGCCGCCGGCCCAGCAGCATGGGTACCAGCCGCCGGCTCAGCAGCAGGGGCAGCCCTACCCGCAGCAGGGCTACCAGCAGCAGCCGCCCGCCTTCCCTCAGCAGCAGGCCTTCGGGCAGCAGGCGGCTCACCAGGCGGCTGCGCAGGTCGCTCAGCAGGGTGGGCAGCAGCAGCAGTTCGCCGATGCCCAGGGCCTGGGCGAGCGCAACCCCACGATGATCCGCAACCTCACCGCGGGCATGCGGATCGTGCGGATCGGTCGCGCCCTCGACAACGACGTCGTCGTCTCCGACCTCCAGGTCTCCCGCCACCACGCCGAGCTGCGCCAACTGCCCGACGGCCGCTACGAGATCGTCGACCTCGGCTCGCACAACGGCATCTTCGTCAACGGCATGCCCGCGCAGCGTCAGCTGCTCGGCCCGCAGGACCGCCTGACGGTGGGCCACTCCTCCTTCCAGCTGGTCGGCGACCAGCTGCAGGAGTTCATCGACAACGGCCCGGTCTCCTTCTCCGCCCACCACCTGACCGTCGAGGTCGAGCACAAGGGCGGCAAGAAGATCCTGCTCAACGACGTGAGCTTCGGCGTGCCGGAGAAGTCGCTGGTCGCCGTGATCGGCCCGTCCGGCTCCGGCAAGTCCACGCTGCTGCGCGCGCTGACCGGCTACCGCCCCGCCGACCGCGGCGAGGTGCTCTACGACGGCCGCAACCTCTACAAGCAGTTCGCCGAGCTGCGCCAGCGCATCGGCCTGGTGCCGCAGTCGGAGATCCTGCACAAGGAGCTCACCGTCCGCACCGGTCTGAAGTACGCGGCCCGGCTGCGCTTCCCCGGTGACACCGAGCCCGCCGAGCGGCAGCGCCGGATCGACGAGGTGCTCTACGAGCTGCGGCTGGACCAGCGCGCCGACAACCGGATCACCGCGCTCTCCGGTGGCCAGCAGAAGCGCGTCTCGGTCGCGTTGGAGCTGCTCACCAAGCCTTCGCTGATCTTCCTGGACGAGCCCACCTCGGGCCTGGACCCGGGCATGGACCGCGAGGTCATGCAGATGCTGCGGGGCCTGGCCGACGACGGCCGGACCATCCTGGTGGTCACCCACTCGGTGGCCGAACTCGCGCTCTGCGACCGCCTGTTGGTGATGGCACCGGGTGGCTCGGTGGCCTACTTCGGCCCGCCGGACGAGGCGCTGCACTTCTTCGGCTACGAGACCTGGGCGGACGTCTTCCAGGCCTTCGAGAACTACCCCGAGCACGACTGGGCGGGCCGCTACCGCGGTTCGGTGCACTTCCAGCAGTACTCGGCCGAGGTGGCCGCCGTCTCGGTGCAGCACGCGCCGGTCAACCACCAGCCGGTCCAGTTGACCAAGCCGCAGAGCTGGGGCTCCCAGCTGTGGACGCTGATCCGCCGCTACCTGTCGGTGATCGCCTCCGACCGTGGCTTCCTGGCGCTGTCGGTGCTGCTGCCCGCGGTGCTCGGCGTGGTCTCCACGGTGGTTCCGGCCACCCACGGCCTGCGGCCCAACCCGCAGGGCGGCTCCAACAACGCGGCCGGCACCATCATGCTGGTGCTCGCGATCGGGGCCTGCTTCTCCGGGGCGGCCAACTCGGTCCGTGAGTTGATCAAGGAACGGGCGATCTACGAACGAGAACGTGCCACCGGCCTGTCCCGGTCCGCGTACCTGATGTCGAAGATCATCGTGCTCGGCATCTTCAGCGTGCTGCAGGGTGCGATCATCGCCGGGGTCGGCTTCTCCACCCGGGCGCTGCCCACCCAGGGCCTGATCTTCAAGAACGCGCCCGCCATCGAGATGGCGATCGGCATCATCCTGCTGAGCTTCGCCTCGATGATGTTCGGCCTGGTGATCTCGGCCCTGGTGAAGACCGCCGAGAAGACCATGCCGCTGCTGGTGATGTTCGCGATCATCCAGGTGGTCTTCACCGGCTGCCTCTTCCAGCTCTTCGACAAGGCCGGGCTGGCCCAGTTCGCCTGGCTGATGCCGGCCCGCTGGGGCGTCGCGGTGGTCGGCACCACGCTCGACCTCGGCCACCTGATGATCCTCGACCCCGCGCACATGAACGAGCACGACGGCCTGTGGAAGCACAGCGTGCTGCAGTGGTCGATCGACTCGGCGATGCTCGTGGTCATCTCCACCGCGCTGGCCTTCCTGGTGCTGCGGCTGCTGCGGCGGCACGAGCCGGAGGTCATGCAGAAGGGCTGA
- a CDS encoding helix-turn-helix domain-containing protein, protein MADDYLSRIGKLIRDARKHRGWTQAELGTALGTSQSAVNRIENGGQNISLEMIARISEALDSEIVSLGYAGPMHLRVVGGRRLSGSIDVKTSKNACVALLCASLLTTGRTTLRRVARIEEVYRLLEVLNSIGVKTRWVNDGADLEITPPAQLDLDAMDQDAARRTRSIIMFLGPLMHRVDRFKLPYAGGCDLGTRTVEPHMAALRRFGLEVTATTGIYHAEVDRTVSPERPIVLTERGDTVTENALLAAARHDGISVIRNASPNYMVQDLCFFLERLGVKIEGIGTTTLTVHGKAVIDCDVDYAPSEDPVEAMSLLAAAVVTGSELTVCRAPVEFLEIELAVLEEMGLDYDRGPEYFADNERTRLVDLTVRPSKLHAPIDKIHPMPFPGINIDNVPFFAAIAATAQGSTLIHDWVYDNRAIYLTELTRLGANVQLMDPHRVLVEGPTRWRAAEMMCPPALRPAVVVLLAMLATEGTSVLRNVYVINRGYEDLADRLNSIGAQIETFRDI, encoded by the coding sequence ATGGCAGATGACTATCTCTCGCGCATCGGCAAGCTCATCCGTGACGCTCGCAAGCACCGTGGCTGGACACAGGCGGAGCTGGGCACCGCCCTGGGCACCAGTCAGAGTGCGGTCAACCGGATCGAGAACGGTGGGCAGAACATCAGCCTTGAGATGATCGCGCGGATCAGTGAGGCGCTGGACAGCGAGATCGTCTCGCTCGGCTACGCCGGTCCGATGCACCTGCGGGTGGTCGGCGGGCGCCGCCTGTCCGGCAGCATCGACGTCAAGACGAGCAAGAACGCCTGCGTCGCGCTGCTCTGCGCCTCGCTGCTCACCACCGGACGCACCACGCTGCGCCGGGTGGCCCGGATCGAGGAGGTCTACCGCCTGCTCGAGGTGCTGAACAGCATCGGCGTGAAGACCCGTTGGGTCAACGACGGCGCCGACCTGGAGATCACCCCGCCGGCCCAGCTCGACCTGGACGCGATGGACCAGGACGCGGCCCGCCGGACCCGATCCATCATCATGTTCCTCGGCCCGCTGATGCACCGGGTGGACCGGTTCAAGCTCCCCTACGCGGGCGGCTGCGACCTCGGCACCCGCACCGTCGAGCCGCACATGGCCGCGCTGCGCCGCTTCGGCCTGGAGGTCACCGCCACCACCGGCATCTACCACGCCGAGGTCGACCGCACCGTCAGCCCCGAGCGCCCGATCGTGCTGACCGAGCGCGGCGACACCGTGACCGAGAACGCGCTGCTGGCCGCCGCCCGGCACGACGGCATCTCGGTGATCCGCAACGCCAGCCCCAACTACATGGTCCAGGACCTGTGCTTCTTCCTGGAGCGCCTGGGCGTCAAGATCGAGGGCATCGGCACCACCACCCTCACCGTGCACGGCAAGGCGGTCATCGACTGCGACGTGGACTACGCGCCCTCCGAGGACCCGGTGGAGGCGATGAGCCTGCTGGCCGCCGCCGTGGTCACCGGCTCCGAGCTGACGGTCTGCCGGGCGCCGGTGGAGTTCCTGGAGATCGAGCTCGCGGTGCTGGAGGAGATGGGCCTGGACTACGACCGCGGCCCCGAGTACTTCGCCGACAACGAGCGCACCCGACTGGTCGACCTGACGGTCCGCCCGTCCAAGCTGCACGCGCCGATCGACAAGATCCACCCGATGCCGTTCCCCGGCATCAACATCGACAACGTCCCGTTCTTCGCGGCGATCGCGGCCACCGCGCAGGGCTCCACGCTGATCCACGACTGGGTCTACGACAACCGCGCCATCTACCTGACCGAGCTGACCCGGCTCGGCGCCAACGTCCAGCTGATGGACCCGCACCGGGTACTCGTCGAGGGCCCGACCCGCTGGCGCGCCGCCGAGATGATGTGCCCGCCGGCGCTGCGACCCGCGGTGGTGGTGCTGCTGGCGATGCTGGCGACCGAGGGGACCTCGGTGCTGCGCAACGTGTACGTGATCAACCGGGGGTACGAGGACCTCGCGGACCGGCTGAACTCGATCGGGGCGCAGATCGAGACGTTCCGGGACATCTGA
- a CDS encoding ferredoxin produces the protein MKISVDHDHCVGSGVCEMTAPNVFTLTDDGYGEVIPGKEDGAGDPMVKEAVRGCPVQAIKVGE, from the coding sequence ATGAAGATCTCCGTGGACCATGACCACTGTGTCGGCTCCGGGGTGTGCGAGATGACCGCACCCAACGTGTTCACCCTCACTGATGACGGATATGGCGAGGTCATCCCCGGGAAGGAGGACGGCGCCGGCGACCCGATGGTGAAGGAGGCCGTGCGGGGGTGTCCGGTGCAGGCCATCAAGGTCGGCGAGTAG
- a CDS encoding alpha/beta fold hydrolase — protein sequence MPDLERVTIQVGPHTHDALAAGPVEGELVLLLHGWPEFADCWTPVLHALGAAGLRAVAVDQRGYAPGARPGEIADYAVGELVADALAFADAQGAERFHLVAHDWGGLVAWVLAAEHPERLKSLTVLATPHPNALSRAAAEDEDQDRRLDYVRVFRREGGVAEARLLAEDAARLRAAYGGRVAPELVEENVRRLSEPGALTATLNWYRAPSGPLAIEAGRITVPTLFLWGSEDMALGRGAAEATGGWVDGPYRFEELKGASHWLPEEVPELVIPRVLEHLSGRD from the coding sequence ATGCCCGACCTTGAGCGAGTCACCATTCAGGTGGGCCCGCATACGCATGATGCGCTGGCGGCTGGCCCGGTCGAGGGCGAGCTCGTGCTGTTGCTGCACGGCTGGCCCGAGTTCGCGGACTGCTGGACGCCGGTACTGCACGCGCTGGGCGCGGCCGGGCTGCGGGCGGTCGCTGTCGACCAGCGGGGATACGCCCCCGGTGCCCGGCCCGGCGAGATCGCCGACTACGCCGTGGGTGAGTTGGTCGCCGACGCCTTGGCCTTCGCCGACGCGCAGGGCGCCGAGCGATTCCACCTGGTCGCCCACGACTGGGGCGGCCTGGTGGCCTGGGTGCTCGCCGCCGAGCACCCGGAGCGGCTCAAGTCGCTGACCGTGCTGGCCACTCCGCACCCGAACGCGCTTTCCCGGGCCGCCGCCGAGGACGAGGACCAGGACCGCCGGCTCGACTACGTGCGCGTCTTCCGCAGGGAGGGCGGTGTCGCGGAGGCGCGCCTGCTGGCCGAGGATGCGGCCCGGCTGCGCGCCGCCTACGGTGGTCGGGTGGCACCGGAGTTGGTGGAGGAGAACGTCCGGCGGCTCTCCGAGCCCGGTGCGCTCACCGCCACGCTCAACTGGTACCGGGCGCCGTCTGGTCCCCTGGCCATCGAGGCCGGGCGGATCACCGTGCCGACCCTGTTCCTGTGGGGCAGCGAGGACATGGCACTGGGCCGTGGGGCGGCCGAGGCCACCGGTGGCTGGGTGGACGGCCCCTACCGGTTCGAGGAGCTGAAGGGCGCCAGCCACTGGTTGCCCGAGGAGGTCCCCGAGCTGGTGATCCCGCGGGTACTGGAGCACCTGTCCGGCCGGGACTGA
- a CDS encoding DUF397 domain-containing protein — protein MNVEASQLAWFKSSYSGNEGGECIEIAATPSTIHIRDSKDQNGPQLTTTPTSWTAFLALAATL, from the coding sequence ATGAACGTCGAAGCGTCCCAACTCGCTTGGTTCAAGAGCAGCTACAGCGGCAACGAGGGCGGCGAGTGCATCGAAATCGCCGCCACCCCCAGCACCATCCACATCCGCGACTCCAAGGACCAGAACGGCCCCCAGCTCACCACCACCCCCACCAGCTGGACCGCCTTCCTCGCCCTCGCCGCCACCCTCTAG
- a CDS encoding helix-turn-helix domain-containing protein has product MTVPEEQLPEQPIELEEDEEPDESQAFFATVGKQLKILREKKGLTQRELADQLGYSEDLVSSIERGRRNAQPELLVAADDLLDAGGLLKAAVEDTKKARKPRVRHPAFFRDYARLEPEAVELNYYSTMAIPGLLQTPEYARHLFNVRRPLWDEQTIEWRLAARLARQEIMSRKWPPPMVSCLIEESVLQRPIGGSQIQKGQLESLLTFSKLRNGELQVMPTSCQDHTALDGSFTLLTPKGGPQVGYVEVQQVSRLITDFEEVRLLAAKYGTMRAQALTPRESQTLIEKMLGEL; this is encoded by the coding sequence ATGACCGTTCCTGAGGAGCAGCTCCCGGAACAGCCAATCGAGTTGGAAGAGGACGAGGAGCCGGACGAGTCCCAGGCGTTCTTCGCCACCGTGGGCAAACAACTGAAGATCCTGCGCGAGAAGAAGGGCTTGACCCAGCGCGAACTCGCCGACCAGCTGGGCTACAGCGAGGACTTGGTCTCCTCGATCGAACGCGGCCGCCGCAATGCTCAGCCGGAGTTGCTGGTGGCGGCTGACGATCTCCTGGACGCGGGCGGCCTGTTGAAGGCGGCCGTCGAGGACACCAAGAAGGCCAGGAAGCCACGAGTACGGCATCCGGCCTTCTTCCGGGACTACGCCCGCCTGGAGCCGGAGGCGGTGGAGCTGAACTACTACAGCACCATGGCCATCCCCGGACTGCTACAGACCCCCGAGTACGCCCGTCACCTCTTCAATGTCCGGCGCCCGCTCTGGGATGAGCAGACGATCGAGTGGCGCCTGGCAGCACGCCTGGCCCGGCAGGAGATCATGTCCAGGAAGTGGCCACCACCCATGGTGAGTTGCCTCATCGAGGAGTCGGTCCTGCAACGGCCGATCGGCGGCAGCCAGATCCAGAAGGGACAGTTGGAAAGCCTGCTGACCTTCAGTAAGTTGAGAAACGGCGAACTCCAGGTCATGCCGACAAGCTGCCAGGATCACACCGCCCTCGACGGCTCCTTCACTTTGCTGACTCCCAAGGGTGGCCCGCAGGTTGGCTACGTCGAAGTCCAGCAGGTCAGCCGCCTGATCACCGATTTCGAGGAGGTCCGGCTGCTCGCGGCGAAGTATGGGACCATGCGAGCGCAAGCCCTCACGCCTCGGGAGTCACAGACCCTGATCGAGAAGATGCTGGGAGAACTATGA
- a CDS encoding ABC transporter permease, with translation MTALALDVAAPRARFRDLLACEWTKLWSLRSIRWALLTTVLAVLALSANAARSDCANWPNYPADLRSHFVPLWSMDDAFPNNSSFILALATGSIGAIAIVGEYSSGMIRTTFAAVPARRAVLAAKVVVLTALMLVAGLVMAFGSFWLSQAILSSQHIGISISQPNALRCVLAAAVFPVVCALVGLGLGALIRHSATTMVMITVVLLLLPILLNSNTHQWVVDLHNATPVAAWQRLIFVLGPDMLGNPGLHPTLTGSVLVFLLWPLIAVLLPILIVRHRDH, from the coding sequence ATGACCGCCCTCGCCCTGGACGTTGCCGCACCGCGCGCCCGATTCCGTGACCTGCTCGCCTGCGAGTGGACCAAGCTCTGGTCCCTGCGCTCGATCCGCTGGGCGCTGCTGACCACCGTGCTGGCCGTCCTGGCCCTCAGCGCGAACGCGGCCCGCTCGGACTGCGCCAACTGGCCCAACTACCCGGCGGATCTCAGATCCCACTTCGTCCCGCTCTGGTCGATGGACGACGCCTTCCCCAACAACTCCTCCTTCATCCTGGCCCTGGCCACCGGCAGCATCGGCGCCATCGCGATCGTCGGCGAGTACAGCAGCGGCATGATCCGCACCACCTTCGCGGCCGTCCCCGCCCGGCGGGCCGTCCTGGCCGCCAAGGTGGTCGTGCTGACGGCGCTGATGCTGGTCGCGGGCCTGGTGATGGCCTTCGGCTCGTTCTGGCTCTCCCAGGCGATCCTCTCCAGCCAGCACATCGGCATCTCGATCAGCCAGCCGAACGCCCTGCGGTGCGTCCTCGCCGCCGCGGTCTTCCCGGTGGTCTGCGCACTGGTCGGGCTGGGCCTGGGCGCCCTGATCCGGCACAGCGCGACCACCATGGTGATGATCACCGTGGTCCTCCTGCTGCTGCCGATCCTCCTCAACAGCAACACCCACCAGTGGGTCGTCGACCTCCACAACGCCACGCCCGTCGCCGCCTGGCAGCGCCTGATCTTCGTCCTCGGCCCGGACATGCTGGGCAACCCCGGCCTCCACCCGACCCTGACCGGCTCGGTGCTCGTCTTCCTGCTCTGGCCACTGATCGCGGTGCTGCTCCCGATCCTGATCGTGCGCCACCGCGACCACTGA
- a CDS encoding ABC transporter ATP-binding protein gives MIEANELTKRYGRTTAVNQLSFTVRPGHVTGFLGPNGAGKSTTLRLLLGLNAPTSGTATINGQLFRTNPRGLRQAGALLDASDVHGGRSARAHLTALAQSNRIPRGRVDEVLREVGLGSAAGRRIGGFSLGMRQRLGIATALLGDPPVLLFDEPFNGLDPEGVLWVRGLFRRLAAEGRTVFVSSHLMSEMESTADRLIVIGRGELLADATIAEFAARATGSSVAVRTSQAAALTALLRDHGASVRQDGPDQLTVTGLDADRISDLAFDNRLRLSELATHNASLEQAFMELTADSVEYLAGDPR, from the coding sequence GTGATCGAAGCCAACGAACTGACCAAGCGCTACGGCCGCACCACCGCCGTCAACCAACTGAGCTTCACCGTCCGCCCGGGCCACGTCACCGGGTTCCTCGGCCCCAACGGCGCCGGCAAGAGCACCACGCTGCGCCTGCTGCTCGGCCTGAACGCCCCCACCAGCGGCACCGCCACCATCAACGGGCAGCTCTTCCGGACCAACCCGCGCGGCCTGCGCCAGGCCGGCGCCCTGCTGGACGCGAGCGACGTGCACGGCGGCCGCAGCGCCCGGGCCCACCTGACGGCGCTGGCGCAGAGCAACCGGATCCCGCGCGGCCGGGTGGACGAGGTGCTGCGCGAGGTCGGCCTGGGCAGCGCGGCGGGGCGCCGGATCGGCGGCTTCTCGCTCGGCATGCGCCAGCGCCTGGGCATCGCCACCGCACTGCTCGGCGACCCGCCGGTGCTGCTCTTCGACGAGCCGTTCAACGGCCTCGACCCCGAGGGCGTGCTCTGGGTGCGCGGACTCTTCCGCCGCCTGGCCGCCGAGGGCCGGACCGTCTTCGTCTCCAGCCACCTGATGAGCGAGATGGAGAGCACCGCCGACCGCCTGATCGTGATCGGGCGCGGTGAACTGCTCGCGGACGCCACCATCGCGGAGTTCGCCGCCCGCGCCACCGGGTCGAGCGTGGCCGTCCGCACCTCGCAGGCCGCCGCGCTGACCGCCCTCCTGCGCGACCACGGCGCCTCGGTCCGTCAGGACGGGCCCGACCAGCTCACCGTGACCGGTCTGGACGCGGACCGGATCAGCGACCTCGCCTTCGACAACCGCTTGCGACTGAGCGAACTCGCCACCCACAACGCCTCGTTGGAGCAGGCGTTCATGGAACTGACCGCCGACAGCGTCGAATACCTCGCCGGAGACCCCCGATGA
- a CDS encoding sensor histidine kinase, with the protein MKAPLLKRIPAKVWTGLVWGVVLIALVLSLLELRPGAQAGPHAVLPVLATLMPLVLLRRRPLLGLALMLGAAYLGIVTLWWWWFGAVECVVADLALVYIAVSRTRRESLWGAALICVTLVGAVPNWLGANDLGANDLGHPGPEFSRWFPGAVVYVLATCLAWLVGRYLRQHRAYAESLRSQLAAQAATAERLQIARELHDMVAHSIGIIAIQAGVGSRVMDTQPEEARNALRAIEATSRETLAGLRRTLGALRRPMAGEAQEVSPREPAPGLGDVERLAETTGKAGVRVEVRWSGERRALAPEVDLSAFRIIQEALTNVVRHSGTKRCQVLIDYQEEELAIEITDQGSGGAGGEGGAGYGLIGMRERVALLHGEFTAGARPDGGFRVAARLPLRAGVGVR; encoded by the coding sequence GTGAAAGCCCCCCTGCTCAAACGCATACCGGCAAAGGTATGGACCGGCCTCGTCTGGGGTGTGGTCCTGATCGCTCTGGTCCTCTCGCTGCTGGAACTGCGCCCCGGCGCCCAGGCGGGTCCGCACGCGGTGTTGCCCGTGCTCGCCACGCTGATGCCGCTGGTGCTGCTGCGTCGCCGTCCGCTGCTGGGACTGGCGTTGATGCTGGGCGCCGCGTACCTCGGGATCGTGACGCTCTGGTGGTGGTGGTTCGGGGCCGTCGAGTGCGTGGTGGCCGACCTCGCCCTGGTCTACATCGCGGTCAGCAGGACGCGCCGGGAATCACTCTGGGGTGCGGCGCTGATCTGCGTCACCTTGGTGGGCGCGGTGCCCAACTGGCTCGGGGCGAACGACCTCGGGGCGAACGACCTCGGGCATCCGGGGCCCGAGTTCTCGCGCTGGTTCCCCGGCGCCGTGGTCTACGTGCTGGCGACCTGCCTCGCCTGGCTGGTCGGCCGCTACCTGCGCCAGCACCGCGCGTACGCCGAGTCGCTGCGCAGCCAACTCGCCGCTCAGGCGGCCACGGCCGAACGGCTGCAGATCGCCCGCGAGTTGCACGACATGGTCGCGCACAGCATCGGCATCATCGCGATCCAGGCCGGGGTGGGCAGCCGGGTGATGGACACCCAACCGGAGGAGGCCCGCAACGCGCTGCGTGCGATCGAGGCGACCAGCCGGGAGACGCTGGCGGGACTGCGGCGAACCCTCGGTGCGCTGCGGCGGCCGATGGCGGGCGAGGCGCAGGAGGTCTCGCCGCGGGAGCCGGCGCCCGGGCTCGGGGACGTCGAGCGGCTGGCTGAGACGACCGGGAAGGCGGGGGTGCGGGTGGAGGTGCGCTGGTCCGGGGAGCGGCGGGCGCTGGCACCGGAAGTCGACCTGTCCGCCTTCCGGATCATCCAGGAAGCGCTGACCAATGTGGTGCGGCACTCGGGGACCAAACGGTGCCAGGTGCTGATCGACTATCAGGAGGAGGAGTTGGCCATCGAGATCACCGATCAGGGCAGTGGCGGGGCGGGCGGCGAAGGCGGCGCCGGGTACGGGTTGATCGGCATGCGCGAGCGGGTCGCACTGCTGCACGGCGAGTTCACCGCCGGGGCACGGCCCGACGGCGGATTCCGGGTGGCGGCGCGGCTGCCGCTGCGGGCGGGGGTGGGGGTCCGATGA
- a CDS encoding response regulator: MTVRVVLADDQPLVRAGLRVLAADTEDLLVVGEAGTGTEAVRLAREERPDVVVMDIRMPGMDGIEATRTITAGGAPVRVLMLTTFDEDDYVYAALRAGASGFLVKDMALEDILGGIRVVAAGDALIAPTVTRRLIEEFVSRPERAGRAAGPPVVEGITEREREVLTLVGRGRSNSEIAAELFISVATAKAHVARLFSKLAARDRVQLVITAYELGLVTPGEGR, encoded by the coding sequence ATGACGGTGCGAGTGGTGCTGGCCGATGACCAGCCGCTGGTACGGGCCGGGCTGCGGGTGCTCGCGGCCGACACGGAGGATCTGCTGGTGGTCGGCGAGGCCGGCACGGGCACCGAGGCGGTGCGCCTGGCCCGCGAGGAGCGGCCCGACGTGGTGGTGATGGACATCCGGATGCCCGGCATGGACGGGATCGAGGCCACCCGGACGATCACCGCCGGCGGAGCTCCGGTGCGGGTGCTGATGCTGACCACCTTCGACGAGGACGACTACGTCTACGCCGCGCTGCGCGCCGGGGCGAGCGGGTTCCTGGTCAAGGACATGGCGCTGGAGGACATCCTCGGCGGCATCCGGGTGGTCGCCGCCGGGGACGCGCTGATCGCGCCGACCGTCACGCGACGGCTGATCGAGGAGTTCGTCAGCCGACCCGAGCGTGCGGGCCGTGCGGCCGGGCCGCCGGTGGTCGAGGGCATCACCGAGCGCGAGCGCGAGGTGCTGACGCTGGTGGGGCGCGGCCGGTCCAACAGCGAGATCGCGGCCGAGCTGTTCATCAGCGTGGCCACGGCGAAGGCCCATGTGGCGCGGCTGTTCAGCAAGTTGGCGGCGCGCGACCGGGTGCAGCTGGTGATCACGGCGTACGAGCTGGGGCTGGTGACGCCGGGGGAGGGGCGGTAG